In Fusarium musae strain F31 chromosome 7, whole genome shotgun sequence, a single window of DNA contains:
- a CDS encoding hypothetical protein (EggNog:ENOG41), with protein sequence MAQTQPPTFINLPPPTSRPETPSEMPGTPTSTTTSLSALSTTAIKDGHRGHFPQGPLSRGHQHNPSTQSLEAERADRISRLAGLERVSTLRAPPQANAQGASSPSPQTTPTSTTGFPPNYPATQHLTPAYFDSNGQPVAVTKMSTVGTASATESHVGDGDDTRTTAGEHDEDMFSTDTNYREAESVASMGGYPDAMDEDLDGANARSVAGYDDRMSDDGSASLVGFGEGAGSTVSGPIYHRRTAPQAWGLERTNSGLSDARRERDTHMGGDTPVSVSALQERRDARMMDGVAIDPNPSQAPENDSFVDTTFRGPVSASQPQSQTAAAQEAAERIVQRLDRGETRAPASGLVGPGRVDEPLGKFYFEGEKRDD encoded by the exons ATGGCGCAGACACAGCCCCCGaccttcatcaacctcccGCCTCCCACCTCCAGACCAGAGACCCCCTCTGAGATGCC AGGCACTCCTACGAGCACCACTACCTCGCTTTCCGCCCTATCTACCACTGCGATCAAAGATGGTCACCGCGGCCACTTCCCACAGGGTCCTCTCAGTCGTGGACACCAACATAACCCTTCCACACAAAGCCTCGAGGCTGAACGTGCCGACCGAATCTCCCGACTCGCTGGCCTCGAGCGAGTTTCAACCCTTCGGGCACCTCCTCAAGCGAACGCCCAAGGTGCATCATCTCCCTCACCTCAGACCACGCCAACCTCTACAACTGGGTTTCCACCCAACTACCCTGCTACACAGCACCTGACACCTGCATATTTCGATAGCAATGGCCAGCCTGTCGCTGTGACCAAGATGAGTACTGTCGGGACGGCCAGCGCAACTGAGAGCCatgttggcgatggcgatgatacaCGCACAACTGCTGGCGAacatgatgaagacatgTTCAGCACCGATACCAACTACCGTGAAGCCGAGTCAGTCGCAAGCATGGGTGGCTATCCCGACGCTATGGACGAGGATCTCGATGGTGCCAATGCCCGTTCTGTGGCTGGTTATGACGATCGCATGAGCGATGACGGCTCTGCGTCTCTTGTTGGGTTTGGCGAGGGTGCTGGTAGTACCGTATCTGGGCCCATTTATCATCGTCGAACGGCACCCCAAGCTTGGGGTCTTGAAAGAACCAATTCCGGTCTGAGCGACGCCCGGCGGGAGCGTGACACTCATATGGGCGGTGACACGCCTGTAAGTGTGTCTGCACTACAGGAGCGCCGGGACGCTCGCATGATGGACGGTGTCGCGATTGATCCGAATCCAAGCCAAGCGCCAGAGAACGACTCTTTTGTTGACACAACCTTCCGAGGCCCTGTCTCTGCGTCGCAGCCTCAATCAcaaactgctgctgctcaggAGGCGGCAGAGCGTATTGTCCAGAGGTTGGACAGAGGTGAGACAAGGGCGCCTGCTTCGGGTCTCGTAGGGCCTGGGCGGGTTGATGAGCCTTTGGGCAAGTTCTACTTTGAAGGCGAGAAGCGTGATGATTAG